In one Pyxidicoccus xibeiensis genomic region, the following are encoded:
- the fliQ gene encoding flagellar biosynthesis protein FliQ → MNQLTFITQEALFLVLVVSAPPVLTSLLVGFIISVFQATTQIQEQTLTFAPKVVIVFGVLALTGPWIGSQLVRFTFHVFDRFPALIK, encoded by the coding sequence ATGAATCAGCTCACGTTCATCACCCAGGAGGCGCTGTTCCTGGTGCTCGTGGTGTCGGCCCCGCCGGTCCTCACCAGCCTGCTGGTCGGCTTCATCATCTCCGTCTTCCAGGCCACCACGCAGATTCAAGAGCAGACGCTCACCTTCGCCCCCAAGGTCGTCATCGTCTTCGGGGTGCTGGCCCTGACTGGGCCGTGGATTGGCAGCCAGCTGGTGCGCTTCACCTTCCACGTCTTCGACAGATTCCCCGCCCTCATCAAATGA
- the sctR gene encoding type III secretion system export apparatus subunit SctR — MNASLSARPLLPRIPPWLFAAAVSLHPFIALAQKKGRGAALPDSVANEAVSSDSFTSRPLILILALAAMGLVPFALMMVTSFVKISVVLSIVRSALGTQQIPPTQVITGLAVILTVYIMAPVGQEMYRAAGVDIWSKGPGVFSSETVGTLLGAANKSKEPLRDWLMKKVTNKDRSLFFNLAKKMRKGEDRDAVESTDFMVIIPAFVVSELKEAFQIGFLLFVPFIVIDMVVANILLALGMHMLSPTTISMPFKLLLFVLVDGWYLIAKGLVVGYL, encoded by the coding sequence GTGAACGCCTCGCTCTCCGCCCGCCCCCTCCTTCCGCGTATCCCGCCCTGGCTGTTCGCGGCCGCGGTCTCGCTCCACCCCTTCATCGCGCTCGCCCAGAAGAAGGGGCGCGGGGCCGCCCTGCCCGACTCGGTGGCCAACGAGGCGGTGAGCAGCGACTCGTTCACCTCGCGCCCGCTCATCCTCATCCTCGCGCTCGCCGCCATGGGCCTGGTGCCCTTCGCGCTGATGATGGTGACGAGCTTCGTGAAGATTTCGGTGGTGCTCTCCATCGTCCGCTCGGCGCTGGGCACCCAGCAGATTCCGCCCACCCAGGTGATTACGGGCCTGGCCGTCATCCTCACCGTCTACATCATGGCCCCCGTGGGCCAGGAGATGTACCGGGCCGCGGGCGTGGACATCTGGTCCAAGGGACCGGGCGTCTTCTCCTCGGAGACGGTGGGCACGCTGCTGGGCGCGGCCAACAAGTCCAAGGAGCCCCTGCGCGACTGGCTGATGAAGAAGGTGACCAACAAGGACCGGTCCCTCTTCTTCAACCTCGCCAAGAAGATGCGCAAGGGCGAGGACCGTGACGCCGTGGAGAGCACGGACTTCATGGTCATCATCCCCGCCTTCGTGGTGTCCGAATTGAAGGAGGCCTTCCAGATAGGCTTCCTGCTCTTCGTACCGTTCATCGTCATCGACATGGTGGTGGCGAACATCCTGCTGGCGCTGGGCATGCACATGCTGTCGCCCACCACCATCTCCATGCCGTTCAAGCTGCTGCTGTTCGTGCTCGTGGACGGCTGGTACCTCATCGCCAAGGGCCTGGTCGTCGGCTACCTCTAG
- a CDS encoding FliO/MopB family protein, with protein MTAQPSTMPVEAAPPARTDTVPQEPSARAADAEPLWQDPAAEPPLGTEADAEPDSLGWTLIRTLLVLGAVVASIYLTLNVGLRRLMGLQGTTAGREPVVSVVERLPLDQRRTLFVLKAADEYLLVGGGEAGLQLLSKLDTEAVERIRSQRPPTNVVPLSPFLQKLLSRRSGGSPSQPPGA; from the coding sequence GTGACGGCGCAGCCCTCCACCATGCCCGTGGAAGCCGCTCCCCCCGCGCGGACGGACACCGTCCCGCAGGAGCCTTCCGCCCGGGCCGCCGACGCCGAGCCGCTCTGGCAGGACCCGGCCGCCGAGCCGCCCCTGGGCACGGAGGCGGACGCGGAGCCGGACAGCCTGGGCTGGACGCTCATCCGCACGCTGCTGGTGCTGGGCGCGGTGGTGGCCTCCATCTACCTCACACTGAACGTGGGCCTGCGCCGGCTGATGGGCCTGCAGGGCACCACCGCGGGCCGCGAGCCGGTGGTTTCCGTGGTGGAGCGCCTGCCGTTGGACCAGCGCCGCACGCTCTTCGTCCTCAAGGCCGCGGACGAGTACCTGCTGGTGGGCGGTGGCGAGGCCGGCCTGCAGCTGCTGTCGAAGCTGGATACCGAGGCGGTGGAGCGCATCCGCTCGCAGCGACCTCCGACGAACGTGGTCCCCCTGAGCCCCTTCCTCCAGAAGCTCCTCTCCCGCCGCTCCGGTGGCTCTCCCTCCCAGCCCCCCGGCGCTTGA
- the sctQ gene encoding type III secretion system cytoplasmic ring protein SctQ — protein sequence MSVEPDDDAPGTHERTMLVDLRQLRPSRPERPVAAKPERPERAWRPFVFRNLEKVSRAQGLLAERLRWLTPSKGTLAEVSARLKALFDADVQLTLESVQVRPMSELRRFLGDPTFLAVLAPGALQGRAVLEVELALAHAAVDLLLGGAGEMVGLRPLTDIEEGVMGYVVLEALKVLVPAMQDAVPRPRLDGVARGVDEVSARLGDDGPMLAVHLHATLGPHGGMVRLVVPSAVLEAAEPKVESAQRRVRSRDDLEAFASRLSAVKSWLRAEIGTAEISARDLASLRVKDVLLVDALSARPDRGEAGRAQLRVGTGRAGRADAEVFVEGGSYRARITDIVPGEAGHPGSGSEEGEGEEAEDFTNPELDVPPELEGAALDDVNKPDGSDLLGDLPLQIAVELARVPVTAQQVVGMRAGQVIELNRGPGEPVELSVNGKVVARGELVEIEGQLGVRILTLA from the coding sequence ATGAGCGTGGAGCCCGACGACGACGCGCCGGGCACGCATGAGCGGACCATGCTGGTGGACCTCCGCCAGCTGCGCCCCTCCCGCCCGGAGCGTCCCGTGGCCGCGAAGCCGGAGCGCCCGGAGCGCGCCTGGCGTCCGTTCGTGTTCCGGAACCTGGAGAAGGTGTCCCGGGCGCAGGGCCTGCTCGCGGAGCGGCTGCGCTGGCTGACGCCGTCGAAGGGGACGCTCGCCGAGGTGTCCGCGCGTCTCAAGGCGCTCTTCGACGCGGACGTGCAGCTGACGCTGGAGTCCGTCCAGGTGCGGCCCATGTCGGAGCTGCGGCGCTTCCTGGGGGACCCCACGTTCCTCGCGGTGCTGGCGCCCGGGGCGCTGCAGGGCAGGGCGGTGCTGGAGGTGGAGCTGGCCCTGGCGCACGCGGCGGTGGACCTGCTCCTGGGCGGTGCCGGGGAGATGGTGGGCCTGCGGCCGCTGACGGACATCGAGGAGGGCGTGATGGGCTACGTCGTCCTGGAGGCCCTCAAGGTGCTGGTGCCCGCGATGCAGGACGCGGTGCCGCGCCCCCGGCTGGACGGGGTGGCGCGAGGCGTGGACGAGGTGTCCGCGCGCCTGGGGGACGACGGGCCCATGCTGGCCGTCCACCTCCACGCGACGCTGGGGCCGCACGGCGGCATGGTGCGGCTGGTGGTGCCCTCGGCGGTGCTGGAGGCGGCGGAGCCGAAGGTGGAGAGCGCCCAGCGGCGCGTGCGCTCCAGGGACGACCTGGAGGCGTTCGCCAGCCGGCTGTCCGCGGTGAAGAGCTGGCTGCGGGCGGAGATTGGCACGGCGGAGATCTCCGCCCGGGACCTGGCGAGCCTGCGGGTGAAGGACGTGCTCCTGGTGGACGCGCTGTCGGCGCGGCCGGACCGGGGCGAGGCCGGCAGGGCGCAGCTGCGGGTGGGCACGGGGCGGGCGGGCCGCGCGGACGCGGAGGTGTTCGTCGAGGGCGGGAGCTATCGGGCGCGCATCACCGACATCGTCCCCGGCGAGGCGGGCCACCCGGGCTCGGGCTCGGAGGAGGGCGAAGGGGAAGAAGCAGAGGACTTCACGAACCCGGAGCTGGACGTGCCTCCGGAACTGGAAGGGGCGGCCTTGGACGACGTGAACAAGCCGGACGGAAGCGACCTGCTGGGGGATCTGCCCCTGCAGATTGCCGTGGAGCTGGCGCGCGTGCCCGTCACGGCGCAGCAGGTGGTGGGGATGAGGGCCGGGCAGGTCATCGAGCTGAACCGGGGCCCGGGCGAGCCGGTGGAGCTGTCCGTCAACGGCAAGGTGGTGGCCCGGGGCGAGCTGGTCGAAATCGAGGGCCAGCTCGGCGTGCGCATCCTCACCCTGGCCTGA
- a CDS encoding flagellar hook-length control protein FliK — translation MSRVDDDRDAARLAERIMQEKKLQEGQAKKRQEGASAFQKLMQQPTSPPPAAPQTPAPPQGGLARAVLARATQEGKTFGEKLQQQPSTAGGQSTAQTQKRADTNAAEARSGSRVSDSREDKRTSETRDKDLSKSESAIGQVNSEKGAAIRADADAGGGKGSGGGGKDKKEGGTEMGPGFRFNPALMAPVPVAKPKDTAGSERLRAIATEIAQKIVERVRVGTNAAGNAEFQIDLRGDVLNGLSIKVSAKNGKISATFSGSNRDVLKLLEEHREGLKTALGGRGLKLEDVKFEAKT, via the coding sequence ATGAGCCGAGTCGACGACGATCGCGATGCAGCGCGCCTGGCCGAGCGCATCATGCAGGAGAAGAAGCTCCAGGAGGGCCAGGCCAAGAAGCGCCAGGAGGGCGCCTCCGCCTTCCAGAAGCTGATGCAGCAGCCCACCTCCCCGCCGCCGGCCGCGCCCCAGACGCCGGCCCCGCCGCAGGGGGGCCTGGCCCGCGCCGTGCTGGCCCGGGCCACGCAGGAGGGGAAGACCTTCGGCGAGAAGCTGCAGCAGCAGCCCTCCACGGCCGGAGGCCAGTCCACGGCCCAGACGCAGAAGCGCGCGGACACGAACGCCGCGGAGGCCCGCTCCGGCTCCCGCGTGTCGGACTCCCGCGAGGACAAGCGCACCTCCGAGACACGCGACAAGGACCTGAGCAAGTCCGAGTCCGCCATCGGCCAGGTCAACTCGGAGAAGGGCGCCGCCATCCGGGCGGACGCCGACGCGGGCGGTGGCAAGGGCAGCGGCGGGGGCGGGAAGGACAAGAAGGAGGGCGGGACGGAGATGGGCCCGGGCTTCCGCTTCAACCCCGCGCTGATGGCGCCGGTGCCGGTGGCCAAGCCCAAGGACACCGCGGGCTCCGAGCGGCTGCGCGCCATCGCCACGGAGATTGCCCAGAAGATTGTCGAGCGGGTGCGCGTGGGCACCAACGCCGCGGGCAACGCGGAGTTCCAGATTGACCTGCGCGGCGACGTGCTCAACGGCCTGTCCATCAAGGTCAGCGCGAAGAACGGGAAGATTTCGGCCACCTTCAGCGGCAGCAACCGCGACGTGCTCAAGCTGCTGGAGGAGCACCGTGAGGGCCTGAAGACGGCGCTGGGCGGCCGCGGCCTCAAGCTGGAGGACGTGAAGTTCGAGGCGAAGACATGA
- a CDS encoding flagellar assembly protein FliH, whose translation MPPYRLQTLLDMRARAKEEAEQAFAAANEALKKEQVELQRLIDDLERRKRERKAKVAAYLKEVMAKGAGINGMNMMSRFEERLKDEEAQVALEVERQREAVKVAERLVERRRQEMSDAAMELKAIEKNKETWQKQVKYERQQREELNQEEIGNALFLARQRK comes from the coding sequence ATGCCCCCGTACCGGTTGCAGACCCTGCTGGACATGCGCGCCCGGGCCAAGGAGGAGGCGGAGCAGGCCTTCGCCGCCGCCAACGAGGCCCTCAAGAAGGAGCAGGTGGAGCTCCAGCGGCTCATCGACGACCTGGAGCGCCGCAAGCGCGAGCGCAAGGCGAAGGTCGCCGCCTACCTCAAGGAGGTCATGGCCAAGGGTGCCGGCATCAACGGCATGAACATGATGAGCCGCTTCGAGGAGCGCCTGAAGGACGAGGAGGCGCAGGTGGCGCTGGAGGTCGAGCGCCAGCGGGAGGCGGTGAAGGTGGCCGAGCGCCTGGTCGAGCGGCGCCGCCAGGAGATGTCGGACGCGGCCATGGAGCTCAAGGCCATCGAGAAGAACAAAGAGACCTGGCAGAAGCAGGTGAAGTACGAGCGCCAACAGCGCGAGGAGCTGAACCAGGAGGAGATTGGCAACGCCTTGTTCCTGGCTCGGCAGCGCAAGTAA
- the sctN gene encoding type III secretion system ATPase SctN: MALDLSHYFDLIKEAQVVRVRGRVTELTGLIIKASVPNVRVGELVLIKSRNRNAVKAEVVGFQGDEVMLMPLGELQGIGPDSEVIPTGKPLSIKCGEALLGRVLNGIGEPMDGSPLPDEGLIDWSVDRDCPDPFTRQRIERPLPLGVRCIDGLLTVGEGQRVGLFAGSGVGKSTLMGQIARNTKADLCVVALIGERGREVREFIEDAMGEEGMKRSVLVCATSDQPSLVRLRAAYVATAIAEYFRERGGNVLFMLDTVTRLARAQREIGLAVGEPPARQGYPPSVFSMLPRILERTGNSQKGKCTAIYTCLVAGGDMEEPIADEVRGILDGHFILNRALGERNQWPAMDVLASLSRVMSGIVSKEHKKAAGTLRELLSTYEKQRDLILLGAYQYGTDPRTDRAIDKYEAIIEFLKQDTHSNSTFEDTVEQLIALFDE, translated from the coding sequence ATGGCGCTCGACCTGTCGCACTACTTCGACCTCATCAAGGAAGCGCAGGTGGTGCGCGTCCGGGGCCGCGTCACCGAGCTGACCGGCCTCATCATCAAGGCCAGCGTGCCCAACGTGCGCGTGGGCGAGCTGGTCCTCATCAAGAGCCGCAACCGCAACGCGGTGAAGGCCGAGGTGGTCGGCTTCCAGGGTGACGAGGTCATGCTCATGCCCCTGGGCGAGCTGCAGGGCATCGGCCCGGACAGCGAGGTCATCCCCACCGGCAAGCCGCTGAGCATCAAGTGCGGCGAGGCGCTGCTCGGCCGCGTGCTCAACGGCATTGGCGAGCCCATGGACGGCAGCCCGCTGCCCGACGAGGGCCTCATCGACTGGTCCGTGGACCGCGACTGCCCGGACCCCTTCACCCGCCAGCGCATCGAGCGGCCGCTGCCCCTGGGGGTGCGCTGCATCGACGGGCTGCTCACCGTGGGCGAGGGCCAGCGCGTGGGCCTCTTCGCCGGCTCCGGCGTCGGCAAGTCCACGCTGATGGGGCAGATAGCCCGGAACACGAAGGCCGACCTCTGCGTCGTGGCCCTCATCGGCGAGCGTGGCCGCGAGGTGCGCGAGTTCATCGAGGACGCCATGGGCGAGGAGGGCATGAAGCGCTCCGTGCTGGTGTGCGCCACCTCCGACCAGCCCAGCCTCGTGCGTCTGCGCGCCGCCTACGTGGCCACGGCCATCGCCGAGTACTTCCGCGAGCGGGGCGGCAACGTCCTCTTCATGCTGGACACCGTGACGCGTCTGGCCCGCGCCCAGCGTGAGATTGGCCTCGCCGTGGGTGAGCCCCCGGCCCGCCAGGGCTACCCGCCCAGCGTGTTCTCCATGCTGCCGCGCATCCTGGAGCGCACGGGCAACTCGCAGAAGGGCAAGTGCACCGCCATCTACACGTGCCTCGTGGCCGGCGGTGACATGGAGGAGCCCATCGCGGACGAGGTCCGCGGTATTCTCGACGGCCACTTCATCCTCAACCGCGCCCTGGGCGAGCGCAACCAGTGGCCCGCCATGGACGTGCTGGCCAGCCTCAGCCGTGTGATGAGCGGCATCGTCAGCAAGGAGCACAAGAAGGCGGCCGGCACGCTGCGCGAGCTGCTCTCCACCTACGAGAAGCAGCGCGACCTCATCCTCCTGGGCGCCTACCAGTACGGCACGGACCCCCGGACGGACCGGGCCATCGACAAGTACGAGGCCATCATCGAGTTCCTCAAGCAGGACACCCACTCCAACTCCACCTTCGAGGACACGGTGGAGCAGCTCATCGCCCTGTTCGACGAGTGA
- a CDS encoding FliH/SctL family protein, with product MAIGKVIKGDGTVEPALSTERPALRPPRAGVMNAEVFEARQGAQGILEEAHREKERILAEAHREKEELLAKAREQGRQEGLAQATEIILRAKMQAGELLGTYEKDVIALSLKMAEKIIGRSLEKDPDLMVELCASAIDNLRSARAMVLRVHPKTAAVLRAKKPVLMELIGRAVDLAIKEDPEVAPVGCIVQTEFGTVDAQLPTQLEMLQNVLLPDPNGRKEGPA from the coding sequence ATGGCTATCGGCAAGGTGATCAAGGGTGACGGGACGGTGGAGCCGGCCCTCTCGACGGAGCGGCCCGCGCTGCGGCCTCCCCGCGCCGGCGTGATGAACGCCGAGGTCTTCGAGGCCCGGCAGGGCGCCCAGGGCATCCTCGAGGAGGCCCACCGCGAGAAGGAGCGCATCCTCGCCGAGGCCCACCGCGAGAAGGAGGAGCTGCTGGCCAAGGCCCGCGAGCAGGGCCGCCAGGAGGGCCTGGCGCAGGCCACGGAGATCATCCTCCGCGCGAAGATGCAGGCCGGGGAGCTGCTCGGCACCTACGAGAAGGACGTCATCGCGCTGTCCCTGAAGATGGCGGAGAAGATCATCGGCCGCAGCCTGGAGAAGGACCCCGACCTCATGGTGGAGCTGTGCGCGTCCGCCATCGACAACCTGCGCAGCGCGCGGGCCATGGTGCTGCGCGTGCACCCGAAGACGGCGGCGGTGCTGCGCGCGAAGAAGCCCGTGCTGATGGAGCTCATCGGCCGCGCGGTGGACCTGGCCATCAAGGAGGACCCCGAGGTGGCTCCCGTGGGCTGCATCGTCCAGACGGAGTTCGGCACGGTGGACGCGCAGCTGCCCACCCAGCTGGAGATGCTCCAGAACGTCCTCCTTCCGGACCCGAACGGCCGGAAGGAAGGGCCGGCCTGA